A portion of the Lolium rigidum isolate FL_2022 chromosome 1, APGP_CSIRO_Lrig_0.1, whole genome shotgun sequence genome contains these proteins:
- the LOC124683207 gene encoding uncharacterized protein LOC124683207, with the protein MYILRRNQYFCTSSSLSVVAAEQSSWKWHFDIISSHERSKFDEETLSNWNGFKRKKTYSMKTDGSKNEYIVVTILIATNGTMNLPKVIRSATELDTLAAFLNSRPESGLRGVRVLWTPQDADDVLSEERMRKDYPNLKPLSW; encoded by the exons ATGTATATCTTACGTCGTAATCAGTATTTCTGCACCTCTTCAAGCTTATCA GTTGTCGCAGCCGAACAGAGTTCTTGGAAGTGGCATTTTGACATAATTTCTTCCCATGAGAGGAGCAAGTTTGATGAAGAAACACTTTCGAACTGGAACGGGTTCAAGCGAAAGAAAACCTACTCCATGAAAACCGACGGCAGCAAAAACGAATACATAGTG GTAACCATTCTTATTGCTACTAATGGAACAATGAACCTCCCCAAGGTGATCAGAAGCGCTACCGAACTGGATACATTGGCGGCATTCCTCAACTCCAGGCCTGAAAGTGGCCTTCGG GGTGTTCGAGTCCTGTGGACGCCTCAAGATGCGGATGACGTTCTCTCGGAGGAGAGGATGCGGAAGGATTACCCAAACCTGAAACCCCTTTCATGGTGA
- the LOC124655261 gene encoding uncharacterized protein LOC124655261, with product MPADAKLRALLPVRPILLLAVSFLSLLLIYAYSSFSPPPPSSAAATLALAAAVPLLPPSPPNPHIRMRGGAAFRSYDDYLRHQLNKTLDPRLRRVWATRDWRRKVDAFARLFRALRADGLLSDASRALCVGARLGQEVAALRLVGVRRAVGIDLAPAPPLVVRGDFHAQPFADAAFDFEFSNVFDHALYPDRFAAEIERTLRPGGVAVLHVAVHRRGDKYSANDLLDVHGLLGLFRRSEVVRVSKVDAFGLDTEVILRKKGSP from the coding sequence ATGCCCGCCGATGCGAAGCTCCGAGCGCTCCTCCCCGTCCGCCCCATCCTCCTTCTCGCcgtctccttcctctccctcctcctcatCTACGCCTACTCCTCCTTCTCGCCCCCTCCcccatcctccgccgccgccacgctgGCCCTGGCCGCGGCCGTCCCGCTCCTCCCACCCTCCCCGCCCAACCCGCACATCCGCatgcgcggcggcgccgccttcCGCTCCTACGACGACTACCTGCGCCACCAGCTCAACAAGACGCTCGACCCGCGCCTGCGCCGCGTCTGGGCCACCCGCGACTGGCGCCGCAAGGTGGACGCCTTCGCGCGCCTCTTCCGGGCCCTCCGCGCCGAcggcctcctctccgacgccTCCCGCGCGCTCTGCGTCGGCGCGCGCCTCGGCCAGGAGGTCGCCGCGCTCCGCCTCgtcggcgtgcgccgcgccgtcGGCATCGACCTCGCCCCGGCGCCGCCGCTCGTCGTCCGCGGCGACTTCCACGCGCAGCCCTTCGCCGACGCCGCCTTCGACTTCGAGTTCTCCAACGTCTTCGACCACGCGCTCTACCCGGACCGCTTCGCCGCCGAGATCGAGCGCACGCTCCGCCCGGGGGGCGTCGCCGTGCTCCACGTCGCGGTGCACCGCCGCGGGGACAAGTACTCCGCCAACGACCTGCTCGACGTCCACGGCCTGCTGGGGCTATTCCGCCGGTCTGAGGTCGTCAGGGTATCCAAGGTCGACGCCTTCGGCCTCGACACCGAGGTCATCCTCCGCAAGAAGGGGTCGCCCTAG